The following coding sequences are from one Streptomyces sp. NBC_00536 window:
- the metC gene encoding cystathionine beta-lyase: MNDPSTSTSTSSSRETRLVHAGSDPRRQSGYVNPPVYRASTALYQDVAEMDASQADPLKRGTPVYGRFGTPTGRAFEEALTELEGGHAAVATCSGLSAITTAILAYVRAGDHILVSDSVYLPTRKFCDSLAALGVETEYYPPDAGGAAIEALIRPRTRLLYLESPGSTTFEVQDIPAVTAVCRARGVVTIADNTWATPAFCRPLALGAGVDAVVHSATKYLTGHADSLLGAIVCTEESYPVIRGAAIRLGQCAGADDVYLGLRGLRTLGVRLGRHQEQGLELARWTAGQEGVVAVLNPGLPGDPGHDLWRRDFTGAAGLFGVELEPGFGKPAVDAMLGRLRVFGLGHSYGGYESLIVPADPVSHRLPGTWAGRGPLVRVHVGFESLDDLKKDLTAGFEALLSSPREP, from the coding sequence GTGAACGATCCCTCCACCTCCACCTCCACCTCTTCCTCGCGGGAGACCCGGCTCGTGCACGCCGGGTCCGATCCGCGCCGGCAGAGCGGCTACGTCAACCCGCCCGTGTACCGCGCCTCCACCGCCCTCTACCAGGACGTCGCCGAGATGGACGCCTCCCAGGCGGACCCGCTCAAGCGCGGCACCCCGGTCTACGGGCGCTTCGGCACCCCCACCGGCCGCGCCTTCGAGGAGGCGCTGACCGAACTGGAGGGCGGCCACGCGGCGGTGGCGACCTGCTCCGGACTCTCGGCGATCACCACGGCGATCCTCGCGTACGTCCGGGCCGGAGACCACATCCTCGTCAGCGACTCGGTCTACCTGCCGACCCGGAAGTTCTGCGACTCGCTCGCCGCGCTGGGCGTGGAGACCGAGTACTACCCTCCGGACGCGGGCGGCGCCGCGATCGAGGCGCTGATCCGCCCGCGGACCCGGCTGCTCTACCTGGAGTCCCCGGGCTCCACCACCTTCGAGGTGCAGGACATCCCGGCGGTCACCGCCGTCTGCCGGGCCCGCGGGGTGGTCACCATCGCGGACAACACCTGGGCCACGCCCGCCTTCTGCCGACCGCTGGCGCTGGGTGCGGGTGTGGACGCGGTGGTGCACTCCGCGACCAAGTACCTGACGGGGCACGCGGACAGCCTCCTCGGCGCGATCGTCTGCACCGAGGAGAGCTACCCGGTCATCCGGGGCGCGGCCATCCGGCTCGGCCAGTGCGCGGGCGCCGACGACGTCTACCTGGGCCTGCGCGGGCTGCGCACCCTGGGTGTACGGCTGGGCCGGCACCAGGAGCAGGGGCTGGAGCTGGCCCGCTGGACCGCGGGCCAGGAGGGCGTGGTGGCCGTCCTGAACCCGGGGCTGCCCGGGGATCCCGGCCACGACCTGTGGCGCCGCGACTTCACCGGCGCGGCGGGGCTCTTCGGGGTGGAACTGGAGCCGGGCTTCGGCAAACCGGCCGTCGACGCGATGCTCGGCCGACTGCGGGTCTTCGGCCTCGGCCACAGCTACGGCGGCTACGAGAGCCTGATCGTGCCGGCCGACCCGGTCTCCCACCGCCTGCCGGGCACGTGGGCGGGACGCGGGCCCCTGGTCCGGGTCCACGTCGGCTTCGAGAGCCTGGACGACCTGAAGAAGGACCTGACGGCGGGCTTCGAAGCCCTGCTGAGCAGCCCCCGAGAGCCCTGA
- a CDS encoding MFS transporter — MTGGRRGGGLTAKWRTFTGLPAGLKALIGLSFVVAFGSYMVTPFIGVLMVEAVGLDVRVAGVLVAVATFIQFGGSILGGAVVDRLGLKRTMVLALTLRTAGLVLLGLAVKAPWVAYPAVVLVAGGPALYLPANKAYIVTSVSDELRPLFLGVSSAALNAGMGLGPLLAALLIDADPVLLLIGLAGLFALITAAHQAALKPVAPRPIAAPDPAPAVAVAGAAPVSGNWAALRGALRPVLFTALAFYLYFFFQSFMGLYAAGVSHIQVLGWVMLLNCAMVVLLQPALADRIARADYRLLVVGSFTLMALGMGAMSLGSTPALLAGTALFTLGEIFLFLRCDLELVDRVPGNPAFAFGVQRLTAGIGGLLAGVVGGFVFAHYEAAGDLGTFWLVVAAQCAGAALLALLLGGRRRPAVPEPPLAEAAVTR; from the coding sequence GTGACCGGGGGGCGCCGCGGCGGCGGGCTCACCGCGAAGTGGCGGACCTTCACCGGCCTGCCCGCCGGCCTCAAGGCCCTGATCGGCCTGTCCTTCGTCGTCGCCTTCGGCAGCTACATGGTCACCCCGTTCATCGGCGTGCTCATGGTCGAGGCCGTCGGCCTCGACGTCCGGGTGGCCGGGGTGCTGGTGGCCGTGGCCACCTTCATCCAGTTCGGCGGGAGCATCCTGGGCGGCGCGGTCGTGGACCGGCTCGGGCTCAAGCGGACCATGGTGCTCGCGCTCACCCTGCGCACGGCCGGCCTGGTCCTGCTCGGGCTGGCGGTCAAGGCGCCCTGGGTCGCGTACCCGGCCGTCGTCCTCGTCGCGGGCGGTCCGGCGCTGTACCTCCCGGCGAACAAGGCGTACATCGTCACCAGCGTCTCCGACGAACTGCGCCCGCTCTTCCTCGGGGTGAGCAGCGCCGCCCTCAACGCGGGCATGGGGCTGGGGCCGTTGCTCGCCGCACTGCTGATCGACGCCGACCCCGTGCTGCTGCTCATCGGCCTCGCCGGGCTCTTCGCCCTGATCACCGCGGCCCACCAGGCCGCCCTCAAGCCGGTCGCGCCCCGGCCGATCGCGGCCCCGGACCCGGCTCCGGCGGTGGCGGTGGCCGGGGCCGCACCGGTCAGCGGGAACTGGGCGGCGCTGCGCGGTGCGCTGCGCCCGGTCCTCTTCACCGCCCTCGCCTTCTACCTCTACTTCTTCTTCCAGAGTTTCATGGGCCTGTACGCGGCCGGGGTGTCCCACATCCAGGTCCTGGGCTGGGTCATGCTGCTCAACTGCGCCATGGTGGTGCTGCTCCAGCCGGCCCTCGCCGACCGCATCGCGCGCGCCGACTACCGCCTGCTGGTGGTCGGCTCGTTCACCCTGATGGCGCTGGGCATGGGAGCCATGTCCCTCGGCAGCACCCCGGCCCTGCTGGCCGGCACCGCCCTCTTCACCCTCGGCGAGATCTTCCTCTTCCTGCGCTGCGACCTGGAACTCGTCGACCGCGTGCCGGGAAACCCCGCCTTCGCCTTCGGCGTCCAGCGGCTGACCGCCGGCATCGGCGGACTCCTCGCCGGCGTCGTCGGAGGGTTCGTCTTCGCCCACTACGAGGCTGCGGGCGACCTGGGCACGTTCTGGCTGGTGGTGGCGGCGCAGTGTGCGGGCGCGGCGCTGCTCGCCCTGCTGCTGGGCGGCCGCCGACGGCCCGCCGTCCCCGAACCGCCCCTGGCCGAAGCGGCGGTGACCCGGTGA
- a CDS encoding DUF5994 family protein translates to MTTTLGRAESPVHAPVVPARLSLTPKTALAGQLDGAWWPRSRDLETELPALAAALEAPWGRITRVTVNPTRWPVVPHAVPVSGQVLHVGWFTEQDPHKLILLSYSVGRWDLLVVPPETGPAAAARLMAAAAIPGSVLTASVLMANEAAIGRGIRDAQRQESGWESEGGACMSPFGNPIDRGTLPLPGNGWR, encoded by the coding sequence ATGACTACGACCCTTGGCCGCGCCGAGTCCCCCGTGCACGCTCCCGTCGTTCCGGCACGCCTGTCCCTCACGCCGAAGACCGCTCTCGCGGGCCAGCTGGACGGTGCCTGGTGGCCCCGTTCGCGTGACCTCGAAACCGAGCTCCCCGCGCTGGCCGCCGCCCTCGAAGCGCCCTGGGGGCGCATCACCCGCGTCACCGTGAACCCCACCCGCTGGCCCGTCGTCCCGCACGCGGTTCCCGTGAGCGGGCAGGTGCTGCACGTGGGCTGGTTCACCGAACAGGACCCCCACAAGCTGATCCTGCTCTCCTACTCCGTCGGCCGCTGGGACCTCCTCGTCGTCCCTCCCGAGACCGGTCCCGCCGCAGCGGCCCGGCTGATGGCCGCCGCCGCGATCCCCGGCAGCGTTCTCACCGCGAGCGTCCTGATGGCCAACGAAGCCGCCATCGGGCGCGGCATCCGCGACGCCCAGCGCCAGGAATCCGGCTGGGAGAGCGAAGGCGGGGCCTGCATGTCCCCCTTCGGGAATCCGATCGACCGGGGCACCCTCCCGCTGCCCGGGAACGGCTGGAGGTGA